ACTTCACGATCATGTTCGCGCTTTCCTTCGTACTGAGCCGCGCCGTCGGCGCAACCTATCCGCAGACCGCGACGCTGTCCTTCACCGCGGCGTCCAACAATTTCGAGTTGGCAATCGCAGTCGCGGTCGCGACCTTCGGGATCGACAGCGGGGCGGCATTCGCCGCCGTAATCGGCCCGTTGATCGAGGTCCCGGTGATGATTGGTCTGGTGGATGTCGCGCTATGGGCTCGGCGCCGTTATTTTCGCAGCGGCGACGCCTGCACCCAATGTTAAGAAGAGATGCGGACTTAAAATTCCGAAACCTCACGAGGTTTCGGACTCCCCGTTGAATAAGACAGGGGCCGTTCCAGCTATCTGGAACGGCCCCTCAAGTTTTTCGTCAACGGCTGCCACTCAGCAGCATGCAGCCCGAACCAGCCTACTTCAGGGCTTTGCCCTTAATTCTGAACTTTGTGTTGTTGCTGGAACTGTAAGTGCCACCGCACGCGGCAATTGCTCCGCCAGTTGTATAAACATTGCTGTCCCAGAGCATGCACCCGCCGTTGAGAAGATTCGGCGCGTAGTAGGGGGCCGTGTCGGGAAAACAGTCTCCGCCTGTGAACGCGATAGCCTCGGTATCCTTTGAACCAGCGATATCTATTTCGCCGTATGCAGGTGAGCATGCGATGCCATAACTTGTAGATCCGGCGCCATAATCGTAGGTCTCATAAAACGTCATCGCGCCTTTGCCCGCGGAGCCACTGGCAGTCCCAGTGTAGGTGCAGCATGAGCACGAACCGCTTGGACAGAACGATTCAAAGCCCTCTCCACCTGTGCAGTAGCCGGCAGCGCAGGTGGTCGGCGCTTCGATCATGGTCAGGGTAATACTGTAGTTCGACGGTTTCGTTGTAGAGTCCGGCGTAGCTCCCTGCTGATTTGCCGATCCGTTCTGCGCTGGTGCCGGTCCGTTCCGACCTGCCCAAGTGGGCGCGGCGCAAAACACGGCTGTGGCAAGCATCGCAATCATAAGGAATCTGAATTTCATCGGTCCCCTCCCTAATCCTGTTACGCGGCGCTTTACGACGTTAGGCCGCGGGTTTTTACGCTTGGCTGCGACGAACAAAACAAGCCGGCTCGATCGAGTCGAACAACTCCCGTTGAGCCACGATCGCCACAGCACATGCTTGGATATCAGTTAAGCAATCGCTGAGTTGGCTGCAACGCCCTCTCGCGCACAAAAATGAGCTTTTGGTACGGCGGGGCACTCTTCGTGCTCAATTCGGAAATCACCAAGTGACTTCACTGGGGGAGTCCACGTTCAGGCTCGTCCTCAAAAGAGGGCCGAGCGGCAAATCTGTTCCTTAGAAGTAATCGAGGCAAACAGCCTGCCGGCGGGCGCCTATTTCGCGAATGCGGCCGCGTAGTCGCGTCACCTGCAGTTCCATTTCCAATTGCTTCCCTACTGGCGCCGCGCGAGCGTGAGCGTGCAGAAAAGACCGCTGTGGTCGGAGTAGGGGACATCGGCCCGCTGATTCGCGATGAGCTCGAGGCTTGCCGAAGCAGTCCACGCGTGTGAGTTGGCTGCGACGATGTAGTCAATCCATTCGGGGCGTTGGTCATGGGAGTCCGCGTATGTTCCGAGGCTGCCTCGCTCGCGCGCCTCGGCAGTCAGATCCGTCCCGAGGGCCGCGATGAGTGAATAGAGAGACTCGCGCGAGTCGGTGTTGAAATCTCCCGCAACTATCGCGGGCAGCGATGCATGGAAGCGGGACACCATCTCGCGAAGCTCGTTGAGCTGCGCTTCGCGAACATCGGCATAGTCGATCCCCGGATATGCCGACTGGAGATGAGTATTGACAGCGCAGATGCGCTGTTCGCCGCGCTCGAGCTCGACGGTCAGAATGCCCTTGCCGCCGAGTCCATCGCCCTCCCAGACTTTCCATGCCGGCGCGCTCGCGGCGAAGGCGTGAAACTCCGGCGCTGCGCGCACCCGCCATCCCGCACAGGCGCTGACGAATGCGAGCAGTCCGCCCCGGGGACCGGCGCTCCGGCGCTTGATGCAGATTGGAATCCAATCGGGTTGCAGCGCCAGGGTAAGACGATCGACAAGCGAGCCGAACCAGACTTCCTGAAATAGCGCAACGTCCGGCGACAGTTCGCGCATTTTCGCGCTTACCCGATCCATCCGGCCGCCGGGGTCTTTGGACAATGGCCACGCCATTGCGTGCAGGTTCCATGAAAGAACCTTAAGGCAGATGTCGCGCATGGCGATTTATACGCTAGCTGGCGATTGCGACGGCGTAGTCGCGGCCTTCCCAATTGCGCGTCTCGCGCCAGTTGAACGTAAAGCGAACCGGGGCGCGCTGGCCTGCGCCGATATCGATGTCAACGTAATCGAAGCCGATCGGCGTTGAATTCGACCCGCTATCGTTGAAGTGCCGCCATTCGTCGTTGGACCAGTGAAGCGTGAAGGGCCCAGTGGCCTGAATGCGCAGGCGGTCGCCGGGTGCAACCGACCTGACGCGCCGGTTGGATTTCCAGACGCGAAGGCGGCTCGGCTTTCGTCCGAGCTTCAGGTAGCGGTCTTTGACTTCGTCGATCAGGTCGAAGACCCGCGCGTCCGAGGCCGAGCGCAGCAGCTTGATGTACTCGGCATGCGCCCACATCAAGGGAGTCGCGCTGCCGGTCTGGTAGCCATACCTGAGCAGCTCGTGCGGGATGTCGGGTTGATCCCAGATCTGTTCGGGCAGCAACTGCGTCGAATTCGCAAACCGTTCCAGCGCTCTCAGATAGGGCGTCGGGTCACGACCCGCCGCGAGTTCGTAATGCCCGCGCTCACCGGTCAGCAGCGGCCACGGGCGTCCGCGGCCCCATCCGATAAACGGGCCGCCGTCGTCAAGCTGTCCATAGCCGTCATGCGTGTAGCGCCGCCAGCACGGACCGGCAGGGAAGTTGGTCTTCAGCACGGCGTCGATGACGCGGATCGAATCCTCCATCAGCGGATCGCCGGCTTTGCGAATGCCGTAGCGGACCAGCTCGAGAAATCCGCCGTCAACGATCTCCGCCACGGGGAATTCAGCCTGCGCGCCGGGTGCGCGATTGTGAATGAAGACGCGCTTGCCGTCGATGCTTTCGTCGGCGTCCGGATCGCCGACGTCGATGGGATTGATCCTGACGTAGTGGCGCTTGACGCCGGGGACGAGGAAGCCCTGATTGGTGACGGTCCAGGTTTCGATGTGCGCCTCGAGGAAGTCGGCATACTCCTCGAGGAATTGCGCGGTCACCAGGTCGCCGCGGTCGCGAGCGAAGCAGGCCGCGCAGATCAATCCGGCGACATTTGCCGCAAGCGTCGAGGGCGAGTAGCCGGCGTTTTCTTCCCATCGCTCCTGCGGCGTGGCGCATCCGTTGTCGATTAGAAAGTGGGCTGCCCGCAGCACCATCGGATACGGATCGAAATCCTCAAGCATGCCGTGTTTGTGCATCCGCCCCGCGAGCAGGATCGGAAACGAAACTTCGTCGAGCTGAATCCCGTTCCAGTAGGGCCTCCCGTCGATCCAGAAGTTCTGCGGAAAGCCGCCGTCGGGGCGCTGCGCACAGGCGAGATAGATCAGGGCGCGCAGCGCGGTGGCGAGTTCGCCCGCAGCGGCCAATCCGATCACGCTGTTGACCATGTCGCGGGTCCACACCAGATGGTAGCCGCCAAGGTCCTCGTCGCCCTTGGCCTCGCCCCAGGGGATGCTGAGCGAAGCGATGATCGCGCCGGGATAAGTTTTGTCTTCATGGGCGAGCAGCAGCTCGCGGCTGCGGCGATAGAGCGCGCCGCCGTCGCCGGAGAATTTCTCAAGCGGAAGGAAATGGTGCGACGCGCGACGCCATTGCTCGAGGAAGCGGGCGCGATGCTTGGGGAAAGGTTCGGCGAGCGACTGATAGAGAGTAGTCACGGCGCGATTGAGCTTGCGGCCGAAGCCCAGCCCAAGGGTGAAAGAGTAGCCCTTGCGCAAATCGATCTCGGCGGTCAGCGCGATATTGCCGTCGAGCGCGGCGGCGAACTGATAATCCATTTCGAAGTTGTCGCTGATGTCCCGCCATCCATCGGTATTTCCGACGTATCCGCACGAAGCCCTGAGAAATGGCACTGTGGCTCCCAAAGCCAGCCATACGTCGTCCTTGTTCGCGGTCAGGAACTCGTGCCCGACGATTTCGGCCAGGTAACCGTTGTTACCCCATCCGCCGACACACAGATGCGGCGCGAGCATGACGTAGAGGTGCAGTTTTTTGAGCAGCTCCGGGTCGCCCTCGAGCCGGGTGTTGATGAGCAGGGTCGACAAATGCGGATCGGTGATCACTTCCTTGAAGAGATGATAGCGGCCATCGGGCGAATGGCCGACGATTCGCACGCCGAGGCCGGTGGCGTCGAGGTACTCGGTGGTGGAATCGAGATTGCGGCGTTCTTCGTGGAAGAAGGTCTCGCCGTCGGTGATTAGGAACTGGAGGTCGCGGACCTGCGGCTGATCGATGGTGGGAAAATAAATCTCGTTGACGACGCCGACGGAGGTGGTGAACCATAGATGGCTTCCGGAGGAGTAGGCGGTGCAGACCGCATCCTTGGCGCTGCGGGTCCATCGCGGCGGGATTCCGGGTGCGCCGGTGGCGACCGGAGATTTCAGAATTATTGCCATAAACCCTCTGATCGATTCGCCTAAAGGGTCAGACCGTTTCGGGTTGTTCGGGTTTCGTTGTTGTCGCGGCCGGATTTTCCGCGGGCTTCAGGCGAAACATCCAGGCGACGCCGACGCTGATCGCGTATAGCAGCACCAGCGGAATCGCGAGCAGGAACATCGAGATCACGTCGGGCGGAGTCAGAGCCGCAGAGACCACGAAGATGGCGACGATCGCATAGCGCCAGTAGCTGAACATCATCTTGTAGTCGATCATCCCGAGCTTGGTGAAAAAAAACGCGAAAATCGGCATCTCGAACGTGAGCGCGAACGCGAGCAGCAGCTTGGATGAGAACGCCAGGTACTCGCTGATGCGGATGGTCGGGGTGACTCCGATGTACGCGTATTGAGCCAGGAAAAATGCGTAGCCGACTCTGAAGACGACGGCCCAGCAGAAATATCCCCCGAGCACGAAAAACATCGTCGCGAAGAAGACGAACGGCCTGGCCATCCTGCGTTCCGCTTCGTACAAACCCGGCGCGATAAATTTCCAGATTTCGTAAAAGACTACGGGACTGGCGATGAACAGTCCGGCGATCAGCGCAACCTTGATCTCGGTGTAGAACGCCTCGCCGACGCCGGTGCCGATCAGCAGCACCTTGCCGCCCGAGACCTCGCGAATCGGCCAGGTCAGCATGCGGAACAGCGGATTTCTGATCGCATACGCGAGGACGAAGCCGGCGCCGATGGCGATGAAGGCGCGAATCAGCCGGGTGCGCAGTTCCTGCAGATGCTCGACCAGCGGCATCCGCGCCTGTTCCGGCGTCTCCTCGATGGGCGCGGGCGGTGTGATATCCTCGCTAGCCACAGTGCGGGATGACCGGCTATTTGTTCTCGGGCGGCCGGACGGGGGGCGGCCCGGACTGGGGCGCGATGGGCGCGGGCGGCGGCAGTTTGGCGGGCGGCTCGTCGAGCACCTCGGTCAGTTCGTGGAGGACGGTATTGCTCGCCAGACGCAGCTCGCGCAAAATTTTTCCCACAGTGCGCATAACCTCGGGCAGGCGTTCGGGGCCGACGACAATCAGCGCGATCGCGAGGATCAAAACTATTTCAAAAAGGTCCAAACTTCGATGACCGTCCGGCGTACTGGCCAGCGCAATTCGATGACTTTGCGCGCTGCGGAAAAATTCCGCGCAACCGCGCCTGCTCCATGCCAGTTAATCATTATACCCGACCGGGGTGTCAACGATGCTTAAAACCGGGGTCGTCGCGGATCGCCGCTACCTGAAGCACTTCGCCGGCCGGGCGCATCCCGAGCGTCCGGCGCGCGCCGAGGTCATGATCGAGATGGCGGAGTCGCTCACGCGGCCGGATCTGAGATTCATGGCGCCGCGCGAAGCGACGCACGAGGAACTCGCGAGCTGCCATGTCCCTCAGTATATCGCGACGGTCGCGCGGACGGCGTCGATCGATCGGTTCGACTTCGATCCGGACACGCATAGCTCGCGCGACTCGTACGCGACCGCGATCCTGGCCGCAGGCGGCGTGCTTACGGCAGCCGAGGCCGTGATGGACGGAGCAATAGATAATGGATTTGCTATTGTTCGGCCACCAGGGCATCACGCACTGCCTAATCGCGCGATGGGATTCTGCTTCTTCAATAATGTTGCAATCGTGGCGAAGTGGCTAATCGAAAAACGCGGCCTCAAGCGGGTGATGATCGTCGACTGGGACGTCCATCATGGCAATGGCTCGCAGGATATGTTTTACGAATCGCCCGAAGTGCTCTACGTATCCACGCACCAGTTCCCGGAATACCCCGGCACCGGCTCGCTCCACGAGATCGGGTACGGCGCCGGACTGGGATTCACCGTGAATGCGCCGATGGCGGCGGAATTCGGCGACGCTGAGTATATCCGCGTGTTCGATCGCCTGATAATGCCGATCGGACGCCATTTCAATCCCGAGTTCATACTCGTCTCATGCGGTTTCGATGCGCATTTCCGCGATCCGCTCGCGCAGATGCGCGTGACCGAGGCGGGATTTGCAGCGATGGCGCGGCGGGTGAAGCGGCTGGCCGCGGAATGCTGCGGCGGGAGGATGGTCGCGGCGCTCGAAGGCGGCTACGACCTCGAAGCAATCGCGGAGTCGGGACGCGCGGTGATCGACGAATTTGGACGCGACGCCGATGAGCCGATTCGCCCGGATGATGGCGGCGACCGGGTGATGCCGATGATCGAGCGGGCGGCGCAAGACGTCGGCCGCTTCTGGAATCTGGGCTAGGGCGATCGATGCCGCCAAAGCAACGCTCTGCGGACAACGTCCCGGCCGAGAACGGGAGCGCGCGTAGCCGTCTCGCCTCAATAGGCAGTTCCGATTCGCATGAATACCCACTAGACAAGCAGACAGTAGCCATTGGCAGCCATCCGTCGAACGATGTAGTGCTCGACGACACGACGGTATCGCGCCGTCACGCCACGATTACGCGCAAGCCTGGCCGCTTCGAGCTGGCGGACCTCGGCTCGACTAACGGCACGTTCGTCAACGGTGGCCGAGTGCGCAAACCGATCGCGCTGAAGCGCGGCGACGAGATCAAATTCGGCTCTGCGCGTTTTGCTTTTATCGCTGCGGGCGATCCGATACCGGCGCCGGCGCGGGCGCCGCGCGCCCCCAGCCGGCTGGGGCGGCGGCTTGCGATTCTGGCCGCGATGTTCGTCGCGGGATTCGCGGGAGTTCGCTACCGAAGCGAGATCGGACCCGCCGCGTCGGCAATCGGCGCATGGATTTCGCCGCGCCGGTCCAGTTCCGCGCCTTCGGCGGCCAATACTCAGTCGGCATCGGCCAACTTGCAAGCAAAGGCAACTTCAACGCCAGCGTCGCCGGCGATTCCCGCAGTAGTCGAGCCCGAATGGTTAAGGCGAGTGAACTACTATCGGGCGATGGTGAAGCTGGCGCCGATAGTCGAAGATCCGGCGCTGAGCAAGGGCGATCGCGCGCACACTATGTACGTCGTCAAGAACTACCACGGCACGATCAAGCACGGGGGCCTCGGCACCGAGATGCATACCGAGGATCCGGGGAGTCCATACTTTACGCCCGAAGGACTCGAGGCGGCCAAGGCCAGCGACATGGACGTGTGGTCCATGCGAGGGGTGTCCAGCGATGCGAGCGCCACCTCGGACGCACGCGGATGGGGCTCGCCGGTGTGGTCGATCGACGGATGGATGTCGATACCGTTCCATCGCATGCCGATCCTCAATCCGCGACTGACCAGCGCAGGCTTCGGAATCTACTGCGAGTCGGGAGCCTGCGCCGCGGGACTCAACTTATTGAACGGCACGCAGCGGAAATTGCCGGCGGGCGCGGCGGAGAGCGGGCCGATCGAGTTTCCTCCTGACGGCGCAACCGTCGCGATAAGGTCGTTCGGCAACGAATGGCCCGATCCGCGCACCAACTGTCCCGGCTACGAGCCACCCAGCGGACTGGCTATTACACTACAACTCGGCGCCTGGATGGATACTCATCTGGGCGAATACTCAATCGCGCGGGAAAACGCCGACGGCAGCCGCACCGCAGTCGAAGCATGCGGGTTCGATTCGACTAGCTACTCGAATCCCGATGGATACTCACAAGAACTGGGGCGAAACGTTCTGAAGTCTTACGGCACGGTCGTGCTGATTCCGCGCGCGCCGCTTGACAAGGGCGCGAAGTACGCGGTGTCGATGAGCGCGAACGGAAAGCAGTACGACTGGACTTTTTCCACACGTCCGTGATGTAGTGCGCCTGTTAACCGATGGTTATCGAGGGGGGGGCGGCAATTCTCCCCCGATGAGCAAAAAGAGGGCGACGGTTGTCGTGAGACGCGTGATATTAGTGGTGGTGGCGATCTGCTGCTGCGCGCTCGCCGGATGTTTTGAGTGGACCGAAGATCAGCAGGGCAACCTGCAATCGGTGGGCTTGCCGGGGGTGCCAATCTGGAAATCCAAAACGCCTCCTGCCCCGTTGACTCCGAGCGAAGTGGGATTCACGCCCGAGGAAGCGTCGAAGGTGAGCGGGCCGGTTCTGGTCGAGCCGCCGCACGAATCGGTCAAAGCCTACCGGTACCGCTACTATCAAACCGGGCAGAATCGGTGTCAGGAAGATCTCAATAAGCTGCTGGCGGAGAGGGCGGCGAGCAGCGCGACGGGGCTGGCGCCGTACTGCACGGAAACTCCCACAGCGCCCCCCTCGAAGGGCGACGCGCTTATCTTCTAGATGGCTGCGGGCTTGAGCGGCCCGCGCGGAAGTAACCGCAAATGCTGAGGAGAGCGCAGGCCGCACGTCTGCTGGCGGTGGATCGCGAGACGCCGGGCACGCGGTTGCTGCTGCTTGGGCGGGATGAAGCGGGGATAGGCAGCGTGGAAGGGTCGGGACTGCGAGTCGCGGATGCGAGCGTAGCCGATCGTCATGCGACCATTAGATACTCGCGCGGCCGTTACTATGTCGTCGATCTCAAGTCGGCGGCCGGCACCTTTGTCAATGGACGGCGGATTCGCCGCAAGCAGGAGCTCAAGCACGGCGACAATATCCGTTTTGGCGTTGCAGTTCCGTACCGATTTATCGATCCGGACGCGCTCAAGCGGCGACGTTGGCGCCAGAACCTGCGTGCCGGTGCGGTTGTCGCAGCACTTGTCGTAGTCGGATTGGCAGATCATTTCGGGAAATGGGGCCTGGTTTCCCGCGCGACGGTCGCGGAGATTGTCGCATGGGCGGATTCGCACGCCACCTCAAAGCGTGTCGATGCGCCGACGACCAGATTTGCAAGCGCGCCGACTCCCGCAGCTTCATTGGCACGCCCAACGAATCCGCCGGCTGCGGTTTATGCTGCCAGCGTGGCGGTGCCGTCGCCGACGCCGAATTTACCCGCGTCGTCACCGGCCACCGATGAATCCGCGTCGTCGTCGATGGCATGGTTGGAGCGGATCAACTTTTACCGCTCTGGTCTTGGGCTCGATCCGATTCGCGATAACTCCGAGCTG
This region of Candidatus Binatus sp. genomic DNA includes:
- a CDS encoding endonuclease/exonuclease/phosphatase family protein — encoded protein: MRDICLKVLSWNLHAMAWPLSKDPGGRMDRVSAKMRELSPDVALFQEVWFGSLVDRLTLALQPDWIPICIKRRSAGPRGGLLAFVSACAGWRVRAAPEFHAFAASAPAWKVWEGDGLGGKGILTVELERGEQRICAVNTHLQSAYPGIDYADVREAQLNELREMVSRFHASLPAIVAGDFNTDSRESLYSLIAALGTDLTAEARERGSLGTYADSHDQRPEWIDYIVAANSHAWTASASLELIANQRADVPYSDHSGLFCTLTLARRQ
- a CDS encoding glycoside hydrolase family 15 protein, with product MAIILKSPVATGAPGIPPRWTRSAKDAVCTAYSSGSHLWFTTSVGVVNEIYFPTIDQPQVRDLQFLITDGETFFHEERRNLDSTTEYLDATGLGVRIVGHSPDGRYHLFKEVITDPHLSTLLINTRLEGDPELLKKLHLYVMLAPHLCVGGWGNNGYLAEIVGHEFLTANKDDVWLALGATVPFLRASCGYVGNTDGWRDISDNFEMDYQFAAALDGNIALTAEIDLRKGYSFTLGLGFGRKLNRAVTTLYQSLAEPFPKHRARFLEQWRRASHHFLPLEKFSGDGGALYRRSRELLLAHEDKTYPGAIIASLSIPWGEAKGDEDLGGYHLVWTRDMVNSVIGLAAAGELATALRALIYLACAQRPDGGFPQNFWIDGRPYWNGIQLDEVSFPILLAGRMHKHGMLEDFDPYPMVLRAAHFLIDNGCATPQERWEENAGYSPSTLAANVAGLICAACFARDRGDLVTAQFLEEYADFLEAHIETWTVTNQGFLVPGVKRHYVRINPIDVGDPDADESIDGKRVFIHNRAPGAQAEFPVAEIVDGGFLELVRYGIRKAGDPLMEDSIRVIDAVLKTNFPAGPCWRRYTHDGYGQLDDGGPFIGWGRGRPWPLLTGERGHYELAAGRDPTPYLRALERFANSTQLLPEQIWDQPDIPHELLRYGYQTGSATPLMWAHAEYIKLLRSASDARVFDLIDEVKDRYLKLGRKPSRLRVWKSNRRVRSVAPGDRLRIQATGPFTLHWSNDEWRHFNDSGSNSTPIGFDYVDIDIGAGQRAPVRFTFNWRETRNWEGRDYAVAIAS
- the tatC gene encoding twin-arginine translocase subunit TatC, which codes for MASEDITPPAPIEETPEQARMPLVEHLQELRTRLIRAFIAIGAGFVLAYAIRNPLFRMLTWPIREVSGGKVLLIGTGVGEAFYTEIKVALIAGLFIASPVVFYEIWKFIAPGLYEAERRMARPFVFFATMFFVLGGYFCWAVVFRVGYAFFLAQYAYIGVTPTIRISEYLAFSSKLLLAFALTFEMPIFAFFFTKLGMIDYKMMFSYWRYAIVAIFVVSAALTPPDVISMFLLAIPLVLLYAISVGVAWMFRLKPAENPAATTTKPEQPETV
- a CDS encoding Sec-independent protein translocase subunit TatA/TatB, which gives rise to MILAIALIVVGPERLPEVMRTVGKILRELRLASNTVLHELTEVLDEPPAKLPPPAPIAPQSGPPPVRPPENK
- a CDS encoding histone deacetylase; this encodes MLKTGVVADRRYLKHFAGRAHPERPARAEVMIEMAESLTRPDLRFMAPREATHEELASCHVPQYIATVARTASIDRFDFDPDTHSSRDSYATAILAAGGVLTAAEAVMDGAIDNGFAIVRPPGHHALPNRAMGFCFFNNVAIVAKWLIEKRGLKRVMIVDWDVHHGNGSQDMFYESPEVLYVSTHQFPEYPGTGSLHEIGYGAGLGFTVNAPMAAEFGDAEYIRVFDRLIMPIGRHFNPEFILVSCGFDAHFRDPLAQMRVTEAGFAAMARRVKRLAAECCGGRMVAALEGGYDLEAIAESGRAVIDEFGRDADEPIRPDDGGDRVMPMIERAAQDVGRFWNLG
- a CDS encoding FHA domain-containing protein, whose protein sequence is MPPKQRSADNVPAENGSARSRLASIGSSDSHEYPLDKQTVAIGSHPSNDVVLDDTTVSRRHATITRKPGRFELADLGSTNGTFVNGGRVRKPIALKRGDEIKFGSARFAFIAAGDPIPAPARAPRAPSRLGRRLAILAAMFVAGFAGVRYRSEIGPAASAIGAWISPRRSSSAPSAANTQSASANLQAKATSTPASPAIPAVVEPEWLRRVNYYRAMVKLAPIVEDPALSKGDRAHTMYVVKNYHGTIKHGGLGTEMHTEDPGSPYFTPEGLEAAKASDMDVWSMRGVSSDASATSDARGWGSPVWSIDGWMSIPFHRMPILNPRLTSAGFGIYCESGACAAGLNLLNGTQRKLPAGAAESGPIEFPPDGATVAIRSFGNEWPDPRTNCPGYEPPSGLAITLQLGAWMDTHLGEYSIARENADGSRTAVEACGFDSTSYSNPDGYSQELGRNVLKSYGTVVLIPRAPLDKGAKYAVSMSANGKQYDWTFSTRP